The Lepisosteus oculatus isolate fLepOcu1 chromosome 4, fLepOcu1.hap2, whole genome shotgun sequence genome window below encodes:
- the manf gene encoding mesencephalic astrocyte-derived neurotrophic factor, translating into MLCLSGLSVAFALVLVPSSSEALKEGECEVCVNFLGRFYQSLKDTDAEFTSAAIEKALMKTCNEAKGKENRLCYYIGATSDAATKIINEVSKPLSYHVPVEKICEKLKKKDSQICELRYDKQVDLSTVDLKKLKVKDLKKILEEWGETCKGCAEKSDFIRKINELMPKYAPHAAKARTDL; encoded by the exons ATGCTATGTTTAAGTGGTCTTTCGGTGGCTTTTGCGCTTGTACTAGTGCCGAGCAGTAGTGAGGCTTTAAAGGAAGGGGAATGCGAag TGTGCGTCAACTTCCTGGGGAGGTTTTACCAGTCTCTGAAAGATACCGATGCAGAATTCACAAGTGCAGCTATTGAGAAGGCATTGATGAAAACATGTAATGAGGCCAAGGGAAAAGAGAACCGGCTG TGTTACTACATTGGAGCCACAAGTGATGCAGCCACAAAAATCATCAATGAGGTTTCCAAGCCTCTGAGCTATCATGTCCCTGTGGAAAAAATCTGTGAGAAGCTGAAGAAAAAAGACAGCCAGATCTGTGAACTCAGATACG ATAAACAGGTGGACTTGAGCACAGTCGACCTGAAGAAGCTGAAAGTGAAGGACCTGAAGAAGATTCTGGAGGAGTGGGGCGAGACGTGTAAAGGGTGTGCCGAGAAATCAGACTTCATCCGCAAAATCAACGAGCTGATGCCCAAGTATGCCCCGCATGCTGCCAAAGCACGGACAGATCTCTGA
- the rbm15b gene encoding putative RNA-binding protein 15B — protein sequence MKRQAERDSSPARATAKRIRERDRDREGSRREDGQAPPLSALISESRNYHKHQARSRSREREKPRVREDRGTADLHHRQHHHDLGLNSRPPLRTTAALPKSKVAADVILSGGRGGSSLEYKTLLISNLGSQLSDEHVEDGLFHEFKKFGDVSIKLSHTPELGRIAYVNFRHPEDAKEARHAKGRLVLYDRPLKVEPVYPRRRSCTPPEVGYVPVHGSYQYRQRSLSPGASNVREPRPRHYAVDGLGLSRERERALDYYSMFDERGRSYTYQLPEEDLMPEDDQRATRNLFIGNLDHNVSEGELRRGFEKYGIIEEVVIKRPARGQGGAYAFLKFQNLDMAHRAKVAMSGRVIGRNPVKIGYGKANPTTRLWVGGLGPSTSLAALAREFDRFGSIRTIDYVKGDSFAYIQYESLDAAQAACAQMRGFPLGGPDRRLRVDFAKAEETRSYPQQYQPPVPLPVHYDLLPDSYGRHRSLERDLRARDRTPPHALFAERERERAFPDRDWTSPSKSLDRRNNLDGFGRGRARSRSRERWAGERDVERALGKTWEERRKRRSLSSERPLEDRGRLKIQGGGASPDRSPDKSSRRPSDPAAEAQDRGSSTPDGSRHSSAEDRPSQDEPPLNKKKEAEQPERNHRTSDGEQESRAEEPKSETKKPNTLSEFAQTLPEAWRGSLVLKNSCFPTNMHLLEGGSGILNVLLKDHATGGKISQLKIAQRLRLDQPKLDEVTRRIKQGVPDGYAVLLAVQGPLDKDAPPPEPGLQRRLLRNLVTYLRNKQAAGVIGLPLGGPKDRDFTGMLYAFPPCEFSQQYLHAALRTLGKLEEEHLVVVIVRDSA from the coding sequence aTGAAGAGACAGGCCGAGCGGGACTCCAGTCCTGCAAGAGCTACAGCCAAACGGATCAGGGAGAGAGATCGGGACCGAGAGGGCAGTCGGAGAGAAGATGGCCAAGCGCCGCCTCTTTCTGCTCTGATCTCTGAGAGCAGAAATTATCACAAACATCAGGCCCGCAGccggagcagagagagagaaaaacccAGAGTTAGAGAGGACCGCGGTACTGCTGATTTGCACCACCGACAGCATCATCATGACCTCGGGCTTAATAGCCGCCCCCCTCTCCGGACTACAGCTGCCCTCCCCAAGAGCAAAGTGGCCGCTGACGTGATTCTGAGTGGGGGTAGAGGAGGCAGTAGTTTGGAATACAAGACTTTGCTCATCAGTAACTTAGGCTCCCAGCTCTCGGATGAGCATGTGGAGGACGGGCTTTTCCACGAGTTTAAAAAGTTTGGAGACGTCAGCATCAAACTTTCCCACACACCGGAGCTTGGACGGATCGCTTATGTGAATTTCAGGCATCCCGAGGACGCCAAGGAAGCCAGGCATGCGAAAGGCAGGTTAGTGCTTTACGACCGGCCGCTTAAAGTTGAGCCTGTTTATCCAAGAAGGCGGAGCTGCACTCCCCCAGAAGTGGGCTACGTGCCTGTGCATGGCAGCTATCAGTACAGACAGAGGTCCTTGTCTCCAGGGGCTAGCAACGTCAGAGAGCCCAGACCAAGGCATTATGCAGTGGATGGACTCGGGCTGAGCAGAGAAAGGGAAAGGGCTCTAGACTATTATAGCATGTTTGATGAAAGGGGGCGATCTTACACATACCAGCTGCCTGAAGAGGATTTAATGCCTGAAGATGATCAAAGGGCGACAAGGAACTTGTTTATTGGCAACTTGGACCATAATGTATCAGAGGGTGAGCTGAGAAGGGGGTTTGAAAAATACGGGATCATTGAGGAGGTGGTGATTAAGCGGCCAGCTCGTGGTCAGGGGGGTGCCTACGCCTTTCTTAAATTCCAGAACTTGGACATGGCCCACCGGGCCAAGGTAGCCATGTCAGGCCGAGTCATCGGCCGGAACCCTGTGAAAATCGGCTACGGCAAAGCTAACCCCACCACCCGGCTTTGGGTAGGGGGTCTAGGTCCCAGTACGTCTCTAGCAGCCCTGGCCAGGGAGTTTGACCGCTTTGGCAGCATTCGGACTATTGATTACGTGAAGGGCGACAGCTTTGCGTACATCCAGTATGAGAGCCTGGACGCCGCGCAGGCCGCCTGCGCCCAGATGCGTGGATTTCCCCTGGGGGGTCCGGACAGGAGGCTCCGAGTTGATTTTGCCAAAGCCGAGGAGACCCGGAGCTACCCTCAGCAGTACCAGCCTCCAGTCCCTCTGCCAGTTCACTACGACCTCCTCCCAGACAGCTATGGCCGGCACCGGAGCCTGGAGCGAGACCTGAGGGCGCGAGACCGGACGCCACCTCACGCGCTCTTTGCTGAGCGGGAACGGGAGAGGGCTTTCCCGGACAGGGACTGGACCAGCCCTTCGAAGAGCCTGGACCGCCGCAACAACTTGGACGGCTTCGGCAGGGGCCGGGCACGCAGTCGCAGCCGGGAGCGCTGGGCAGGGGAGCGGGATGTCGAGCGGGCCCTCGGCAAAACATGGGAGGAGCGCCGCAAGCGCAGGAGCCTGTCCAGCGAGCGGCCCCTTGAGGACCGGGGGCGCCTCAAAATCCAGGGCGGGGGGGCGTCTCCTGACCGCAGCCCCGACAAGAGCAGTCGCAGGCCCTCCGATCCGGCGGCGGAGGCCCAGGACCGGGGAAGCTCCACTCCCGATGGGAGCCGTCACTCGTCAGCCGAGGACAGGCCTTCCCAGGACGAGCCCCCgctgaacaaaaagaaagaagcgGAACAGCCGGAGCGCAACCACCGGACCAGTGACGGCGAGCAGGAGTCCAGAGCGGAGGAGCCCAAATCCGAGACCAAAAAGCCCAACACCCTTTCTGAATTCGCCCAGACCCTGCCGGAGGCGTGGCGCGGCTCCCTGGTGCTCAAAAACAGCTGCTTCCCCACCAATATGCACCTCCTGGAAGGCGGTTCGGGGATCCTCAACGTCCTCCTGAAAGACCACGCCACGGGCGGAAAAATCAGCCAGCTGAAGATCGCCCAGCGCTTGCGGCTGGACCAGCCCAAACTGGACGAGGTGACTCGCCGCATCAAGCAGGGCGTCCCGGATGGCTATGCAGTGCTGCTTGCGGTTCAGGGTCCCCTCGACAAGGACGCGCCTCCCCCAGAGCCTGGACTGCAGAGACGCTTGCTCCGAAACTTAGTCACCTACCTCAGGAATAAACAGGCAGCCGGAGTGATTGGTTTACCTTTAGGAGGACCTAAGGACCGCGATTTCACAGGGATGTTGTACGCTTTTCCTCCCTGCGAATTCTCCCAGCAGTACCTCCACGCAGCCCTGAGGACTTTGGGAAAGTTGGAAGAGGAGCATCTAGTTGTTGTAATAGTCAGAGACTCCGCTTAA